From a region of the Chthonomonas sp. genome:
- a CDS encoding inorganic diphosphatase yields the protein MHTLSIGPNAPEIVNTVVEIPRGSTNKYEWDPESGLFKLDRVLFSPLFYPFDYGFIPQTHYLDGDPLDVLVMIWHPTFPGCLIEAKPIGVLEMRDEKGPDEKILCVAKNDPRFGYRQSIDEISPHTLKEVMHFFEVYKDLEDKSVTVVGWHGRELAVDLIERYRTDRTPAPIA from the coding sequence ATGCACACACTCAGCATCGGACCGAACGCCCCCGAGATTGTCAACACTGTCGTGGAGATCCCGCGCGGGAGCACGAACAAGTACGAATGGGATCCTGAATCGGGCCTGTTCAAACTCGACCGAGTGCTCTTTTCGCCGCTGTTTTATCCGTTCGATTACGGCTTCATTCCGCAGACGCACTATCTTGACGGTGACCCTTTGGACGTGCTGGTCATGATTTGGCATCCAACATTCCCTGGCTGTCTCATCGAAGCCAAGCCCATCGGCGTTCTGGAGATGCGCGACGAGAAAGGGCCGGACGAAAAGATCCTATGCGTTGCAAAGAATGACCCGCGGTTCGGCTATCGGCAAAGTATCGATGAAATCTCCCCGCATACGCTGAAGGAAGTGATGCACTTCTTCGAGGTGTACAAGGACCTTGAGGACAAGAGCGTCACCGTCGTCGGCTGGCATGGTCGCGAATTGGCGGTGGATCTCATCGAGCGATACCGCACCGACCGAACGCCTGCGCCGATCGCTTAG
- a CDS encoding fatty acid desaturase → MATLAPEQSSSKAERSIPNYRQQLRKVLPDHYFKADFTALLWLPFHAAIIAGGWWLLATHFSWWLAPLVSIAIGHSFGCMGFVAHDICHGGAVKNLAARDLLAGIGFSPFWISPKLWRRWHNAEHHGHTQVEGIDPDHLFTMEHYERSPILQWLYRLNPLLRNLVIFGSFTYRMNQQTMRMYFTYWLSKKVSSYEKLVMFAQFAVMTCAWIGVSLMFGVQVFAFGYLIPLLIANAIVISYIATNHFLNPLADESDVLGSSLTVTLPKGFGWLDAMHSHFGAHVAHHLFPQASPRYVRKIEDEAAKMFPDRYFSMGLFTALKMLWNTPWVYDNKTVLLDPVREIKEPTLGHGMEEKIKR, encoded by the coding sequence ATGGCAACTCTCGCTCCCGAGCAGTCTTCATCCAAAGCAGAACGATCGATTCCGAACTACCGGCAGCAACTCCGCAAGGTCCTTCCCGATCACTACTTCAAGGCGGATTTCACCGCACTTCTGTGGCTGCCTTTCCACGCCGCGATCATCGCGGGGGGCTGGTGGCTGTTGGCGACTCACTTCTCGTGGTGGCTTGCGCCACTCGTCTCGATCGCGATTGGCCACAGCTTCGGTTGCATGGGCTTTGTCGCGCACGACATTTGTCATGGCGGAGCGGTCAAGAATCTGGCTGCTCGTGACCTGCTGGCCGGGATCGGGTTCAGCCCGTTCTGGATCAGCCCAAAACTGTGGCGACGTTGGCACAATGCCGAGCACCACGGTCACACGCAGGTTGAAGGGATCGATCCCGACCACCTGTTCACGATGGAGCATTACGAGAGGAGCCCCATCTTGCAGTGGCTCTACCGACTCAATCCGTTGCTCCGTAATTTGGTCATTTTCGGCTCGTTCACTTATCGCATGAACCAGCAAACCATGCGCATGTACTTCACGTACTGGCTGAGCAAAAAGGTTTCGAGCTACGAGAAACTCGTTATGTTCGCGCAGTTCGCGGTGATGACTTGCGCATGGATCGGCGTCTCGCTCATGTTCGGTGTCCAGGTGTTCGCATTTGGTTATCTGATCCCCTTGCTGATCGCCAACGCCATTGTCATCAGCTACATCGCGACCAACCACTTTTTGAATCCGCTCGCCGATGAGTCCGACGTGCTGGGTTCGTCGCTGACGGTCACGTTGCCCAAGGGCTTCGGTTGGCTGGATGCCATGCACTCGCACTTCGGCGCACACGTGGCGCACCACCTCTTCCCGCAGGCTTCTCCGCGTTACGTCCGGAAGATCGAGGACGAGGCAGCCAAGATGTTCCCTGATCGGTACTTCTCGATGGGGCTGTTCACAGCGCTGAAGATGCTGTGGAATACGCCGTGGGTGTACGACAATAAGACGGTCTTGCTGGATCCGGTCCGCGAGATCAAAGAGCCGACGCTCGGCCACGGTATGGAAGAGAAGATCAAGCGGTAA
- the miaB gene encoding tRNA (N6-isopentenyl adenosine(37)-C2)-methylthiotransferase MiaB, with protein sequence MAGSSLLRPDSLTMTPPRGQRRGTYFVQTWGCQMNEEDSEQMELYLREIGFEKATDIASAHVILLNTCSVRKKPEDKAFSMLGELALLKNARPDVVIGVCGCMAQLRAKEIRMRAPHVDFVVGTAQVAQIPGLVEEALQKRKFELRLDLPERKGAVVTDIPQRNVDRKTKLKAFVPIQYGCDKFCTFCIVPTTRGRERSRPTHDIVTEVTRLAELGTKEVTLLGQTVNSYGKNLAEGNVPFAKLLWLLGGVQGLERIRYTSPYPRDFRADLIETIRDCPQVMEHVHMPLQSGDDDVLKAMRRLYTRESFLAITNALREAMPDVGMTTDIIVGFPGETETQFEATLDMVRRVRFDGAYMFIYSPRPDTPAAEMEQIPLAIKKDRLRRLVELQNQITIENNTACVGMTFEVLIEGVSRKNAGRLQGYTRCFRMMHFAGEPGQVGELVQVRATSAHLWGLSGEIV encoded by the coding sequence ATGGCCGGTTCCTCACTCCTTCGACCCGATTCGCTCACCATGACGCCGCCCCGCGGGCAGCGTCGCGGCACCTACTTTGTCCAGACCTGGGGTTGCCAAATGAACGAAGAGGATAGTGAGCAGATGGAGCTCTACCTGCGAGAGATCGGGTTCGAAAAGGCGACTGACATCGCTTCCGCCCATGTGATCCTCCTCAATACTTGCTCGGTGCGAAAGAAGCCGGAAGACAAGGCGTTCAGCATGCTGGGTGAGCTCGCGCTTCTCAAGAACGCGCGCCCCGACGTGGTGATCGGAGTGTGCGGATGTATGGCGCAACTGCGGGCCAAAGAGATTCGCATGCGGGCACCCCATGTGGACTTCGTGGTCGGCACTGCGCAGGTGGCGCAAATCCCAGGCCTCGTCGAAGAGGCGCTGCAGAAGCGAAAGTTTGAACTGCGGCTCGATCTCCCGGAGCGCAAGGGGGCGGTGGTCACCGACATTCCGCAGCGCAACGTAGACCGCAAGACCAAGCTGAAGGCGTTCGTACCGATTCAGTACGGATGCGATAAGTTCTGCACCTTCTGCATCGTGCCGACCACGCGAGGTCGCGAGCGAAGCCGACCGACCCACGACATCGTCACCGAAGTCACGCGACTGGCGGAACTGGGCACCAAGGAAGTCACGCTACTCGGGCAGACGGTTAACAGCTACGGCAAGAACTTGGCCGAGGGGAATGTCCCGTTCGCCAAGCTGCTCTGGCTCCTGGGCGGCGTCCAAGGGTTGGAACGGATTCGGTACACGTCGCCTTATCCTCGCGATTTCCGAGCCGATCTGATTGAGACGATCCGCGATTGTCCCCAGGTGATGGAGCATGTGCACATGCCCCTGCAGAGCGGCGATGACGACGTCTTGAAAGCGATGCGGCGGCTTTACACGCGGGAGAGTTTCCTGGCGATCACCAACGCTTTGCGCGAGGCGATGCCGGACGTGGGGATGACCACGGACATCATCGTCGGGTTCCCAGGCGAGACAGAAACGCAATTCGAAGCGACGCTCGATATGGTTCGACGAGTCCGGTTCGACGGAGCGTACATGTTCATCTATTCGCCGCGCCCTGATACACCTGCGGCGGAGATGGAACAAATCCCGCTGGCGATCAAGAAGGACCGGCTGCGCAGGCTGGTCGAGTTGCAGAATCAGATCACGATCGAGAACAACACTGCCTGCGTGGGCATGACGTTTGAAGTCCTCATCGAGGGCGTTTCGCGAAAGAACGCGGGACGCTTGCAGGGTTACACGCGGTGTTTCCGGATGATGCACTTCGCCGGGGAACCGGGTCAGGTAGGCGAGCTGGTCCAAGTTCGGGCGACCTCGGCTCATCTTTGGGGATTGTCAGGCGAGATCGTCTGA
- a CDS encoding peptidyl-prolyl cis-trans isomerase, with amino-acid sequence MKLAKLTGVLCALASSFAFAQIDPNRVLVTVNGEPIKAAEYFSRMEYLPGVGRMLPDGKTWEESPPGVLTLQLLIEERVIMLCAKENGVTPSAAEIDAQYQRKVGRNPEYLKKWLAMGLTEADLKYQAQLEVAQFKLVTKGINVTDQEVERHYKTYISSYTVPRTMKLSVLVVSDENKPKATADLAAGKAFADVVKAYSEDLTRAKGGALGDVPVEEFAEPVQKALDSVKIGQQTDWIKGDNKWIKFNKEGVTPERVLPLDDTLKADIRRGLMIDRGNVKNDLAKMLSETRKKVVIQMVDTQFKSELQKLIDRYKLGR; translated from the coding sequence ATGAAACTGGCAAAACTGACGGGCGTGCTGTGCGCCCTCGCGAGTTCGTTCGCGTTCGCTCAGATCGACCCCAATCGGGTCCTCGTCACTGTAAACGGCGAGCCCATCAAGGCAGCCGAGTACTTTAGCCGAATGGAGTATCTACCGGGCGTCGGTCGCATGCTGCCCGATGGCAAGACCTGGGAAGAGAGCCCCCCGGGAGTGCTTACGCTCCAGCTCCTGATCGAGGAGCGCGTGATCATGCTTTGCGCCAAGGAGAATGGCGTGACCCCGAGTGCGGCCGAGATTGATGCGCAGTACCAACGCAAGGTTGGACGCAACCCTGAGTACCTGAAGAAGTGGCTCGCCATGGGTTTGACCGAAGCCGATTTGAAGTATCAAGCGCAGCTAGAAGTGGCGCAGTTCAAGTTAGTAACCAAGGGGATCAACGTCACCGACCAAGAGGTCGAGCGGCACTACAAGACTTACATCAGCAGCTACACCGTCCCGAGGACCATGAAACTCAGCGTGCTTGTGGTCTCCGATGAGAATAAGCCCAAGGCGACTGCTGACCTGGCCGCCGGGAAGGCGTTTGCCGACGTGGTGAAGGCGTACAGCGAAGACCTTACGCGCGCTAAAGGCGGAGCGCTTGGTGACGTCCCCGTCGAAGAATTCGCAGAGCCAGTGCAGAAGGCGCTGGACAGCGTGAAGATCGGTCAGCAGACGGATTGGATCAAGGGCGACAACAAGTGGATCAAGTTCAACAAAGAGGGCGTGACCCCCGAACGCGTGCTTCCTTTGGATGACACGCTGAAGGCGGACATCCGCCGCGGGCTGATGATCGACCGCGGCAACGTCAAGAACGACCTCGCCAAGATGCTCTCCGAGACGCGAAAGAAGGTCGTGATTCAGATGGTGGACACGCAGTTCAAGTCAGAGCTGCAAAAGCTGATCGATCGCTACAAGCTTGGTCGTTAG
- the hrcA gene encoding heat-inducible transcription repressor HrcA produces MSELSERKQLILQSVVVEYVAGAEPVGSELLTQKYDLGVRSATVRNELAELSELGYLAQPHTSAGRVPSDQGYRYFVDHIVLFQDPTSEDKSLVHSVTKEKLVLHTMLQNTAAMLSRMTRLMTAATTLSHPALTVRSVLLSALSSERALIVVVLSNGHVENRLVEVPAGVTLGDVGIANEKLGAATANESLAAISRLKPEPTGSHALDRLIATVSAALRGISHDLSKGKVLIEGEEYLFGQPEFQRETEPVQSLLNELHSTEGPVSSMLAAAAPKPAATIGSENPTEALRNFTMIRHTFTVHGDPAGTIALIGPTRMKYDAAIPMLQYTAEALSQTLDQILP; encoded by the coding sequence ATGTCTGAGCTAAGCGAACGGAAGCAGCTCATCCTGCAGTCGGTGGTCGTGGAGTACGTCGCGGGTGCAGAACCCGTCGGCAGTGAACTTCTGACCCAGAAGTACGACCTGGGAGTGCGATCTGCCACAGTGCGCAACGAGCTGGCAGAACTATCCGAGCTGGGATACCTGGCCCAACCTCACACAAGTGCCGGGCGCGTGCCGAGCGACCAAGGCTATCGGTACTTCGTAGACCACATCGTGCTCTTCCAAGACCCGACTTCGGAAGACAAGTCGCTGGTCCACAGCGTCACGAAAGAAAAGCTCGTCCTCCACACGATGCTTCAGAACACCGCCGCGATGCTAAGCCGGATGACCCGGCTGATGACGGCAGCGACGACGCTCAGCCACCCCGCGCTCACCGTGCGGAGCGTGCTGCTCAGCGCCCTCAGCAGCGAAAGAGCGCTCATCGTCGTCGTCCTCAGCAACGGTCATGTTGAGAACCGCTTGGTCGAAGTACCAGCCGGGGTCACTCTCGGCGACGTGGGGATCGCCAATGAGAAGCTCGGTGCCGCCACCGCCAACGAATCACTCGCCGCGATCTCCCGGCTCAAGCCCGAGCCAACTGGAAGCCATGCGCTTGACCGCTTGATCGCCACAGTCAGTGCAGCGCTACGCGGCATCTCGCACGATCTCTCCAAGGGGAAGGTCCTGATCGAGGGCGAGGAGTACCTGTTCGGGCAGCCTGAATTTCAACGCGAAACCGAGCCAGTGCAAAGCCTCCTGAACGAGCTCCACAGTACCGAGGGCCCGGTGTCCAGCATGCTTGCGGCAGCCGCTCCCAAACCCGCAGCCACGATCGGCAGCGAGAACCCAACCGAGGCGCTGCGAAACTTCACAATGATTCGCCATACGTTTACCGTGCATGGCGATCCAGCTGGGACTATCGCGCTGATCGGCCCCACGCGCATGAAGTACGATGCCGCGATCCCGATGCTGCAATACACAGCCGAGGCGCTAAGCCAGACGCTAGACCAGATCCTGCCCTAA
- a CDS encoding FAD-dependent oxidoreductase produces MKHVAIVGLGAAGCRAAMLLNQPGIELHLFEARDRVGGRLHTVRAGVGFYEAGGEWIDADNPRVLELCEELGIEIERSDLWPGVVEYAGERCPEDQPWPDCVASLDGADLAADTLCLDLVEPAYENVLSMDLDAQSLSGFLDRVAATPRGRWWLEATIRSDEGDDSARIGLLGWLCGRLKYEERGEGDMSAYRIGGGAQTLCEQMLARVDIKPRMGEALRRVLRDGDQVELVFDDYAGTYDHVILTLPPPAIKELVFEPALHELKEAALDLCGMSRAVKVSLIFNEAALSLPGWPRRMLADKTFQQVWDASRDGSPPVLNCYICGDRADTLRTSVDPVGTVLGELDALCPGLRAQWLSGELHDWVGDPWAQGAFSHLAPEYVLGGMEWMGTADGRIHFAGEHTGTWIGFIEGALESAERVAKEVLDA; encoded by the coding sequence ATGAAGCACGTGGCGATTGTGGGGCTCGGTGCGGCGGGTTGCCGTGCAGCCATGCTCCTGAATCAGCCCGGAATCGAACTGCACCTCTTCGAGGCCCGAGACCGCGTCGGGGGGAGGCTCCACACCGTGCGGGCGGGTGTCGGTTTCTATGAGGCGGGTGGCGAGTGGATCGATGCGGACAATCCGAGGGTGCTGGAACTCTGCGAAGAACTGGGGATCGAGATCGAGCGCAGCGACCTTTGGCCGGGAGTGGTTGAGTATGCCGGAGAGCGGTGCCCGGAGGACCAACCTTGGCCCGACTGCGTTGCTTCACTGGACGGAGCCGATCTAGCGGCGGATACGCTTTGTCTCGATCTGGTTGAGCCCGCTTATGAAAATGTACTGAGCATGGACCTGGACGCGCAGTCTCTCTCAGGATTCCTCGACCGCGTGGCCGCAACTCCGCGTGGCAGGTGGTGGCTCGAAGCGACCATCCGCAGCGACGAAGGGGATGATTCGGCGCGCATAGGGTTGCTAGGCTGGCTCTGCGGACGCCTGAAGTACGAAGAGCGCGGGGAAGGGGACATGAGCGCATACCGGATCGGAGGCGGCGCGCAGACTCTCTGCGAACAGATGCTCGCCCGGGTCGACATCAAGCCCCGGATGGGAGAGGCGCTTCGCCGAGTGCTGCGCGATGGCGACCAAGTCGAGCTCGTGTTCGACGACTACGCCGGCACCTACGACCACGTGATCCTTACGCTGCCGCCGCCTGCGATCAAGGAACTTGTTTTTGAGCCCGCGTTGCACGAACTCAAAGAGGCCGCGCTCGACCTTTGCGGCATGAGTCGCGCCGTCAAAGTGAGCTTGATCTTCAATGAGGCGGCTCTGTCGCTACCCGGCTGGCCGCGACGAATGCTTGCCGACAAGACGTTCCAGCAGGTTTGGGACGCCAGTCGCGATGGATCTCCACCCGTGCTGAACTGCTACATCTGCGGTGATCGTGCCGATACATTGCGGACCTCAGTGGACCCCGTAGGCACTGTCCTTGGGGAGCTAGATGCCCTGTGCCCAGGCCTACGGGCCCAATGGCTCTCGGGTGAGCTGCACGATTGGGTCGGCGATCCTTGGGCGCAAGGGGCCTTTTCTCACCTTGCTCCGGAGTATGTGCTTGGCGGGATGGAATGGATGGGTACGGCCGATGGTCGCATCCACTTTGCTGGCGAGCACACGGGGACTTGGATAGGGTTCATCGAAGGCGCGCTGGAGAGCGCAGAAAGGGTGGCGAAAGAGGTTCTGGACGCTTGA
- a CDS encoding amidohydrolase, with protein sequence MSELIGRRWDTGELVRVLSHAGTIVSIDPIAGEGDHGWLVPGFIDNHCHILPSGMHMGYLDLGGVASPEEVLARVHDAEPTMPDWVLGISLDPMRFAPGSALHRLDLDKISQEKPILLRHVNGHASFVNSAALERAGIHRDAPDPAGGTFVRDAAGEFTGEILEHASEHVWSTVPNPSREEMVNAILRAAESMASYGIRTASDMMTGRYDLLDELHAYRIATERGSPVRFRLYVQWSTVFGPRALDPEHLRAATDAMDPDRCRVAGIKIFADGAIGSATAAMSEPYLTGGTGKLIYSPEKLTHMVRTAADAGYSVAVHSIGDHSTQLVMDSFAKTEDPARHRLEHAMLLSEAQIDQLAELGCFVTMQPEFLVRFGHSYARQLGPERSARLKQWRTLMDRGIPVSFSSDRPIVSGDPMALLRCATHRPAPFDPGENVGFDVALAAITSEAARANGDAGWGQLVVGSTADPMRLSTHPRENVS encoded by the coding sequence TTGAGCGAGCTCATCGGGCGACGGTGGGATACCGGCGAACTGGTTCGGGTTCTCAGCCATGCGGGCACGATCGTGTCGATTGACCCGATCGCTGGCGAGGGAGATCACGGCTGGCTTGTGCCAGGTTTTATAGACAATCATTGCCATATTCTTCCCTCCGGGATGCACATGGGCTATTTGGATCTGGGTGGAGTCGCCAGTCCCGAGGAGGTTTTGGCGCGGGTTCACGATGCAGAGCCCACCATGCCGGACTGGGTGCTAGGGATCAGCTTGGACCCGATGCGCTTCGCGCCCGGATCCGCGCTACATCGCCTCGACCTAGACAAGATTTCGCAAGAGAAGCCAATCTTACTTCGTCATGTGAATGGCCACGCCAGCTTCGTGAACTCGGCAGCGCTGGAGAGGGCGGGCATCCATCGCGACGCCCCGGACCCAGCGGGAGGCACGTTCGTCCGCGATGCGGCAGGCGAGTTCACGGGCGAGATCTTGGAGCATGCGAGTGAGCACGTTTGGAGCACGGTTCCAAACCCGTCGCGGGAAGAGATGGTGAACGCCATCTTGCGCGCTGCAGAATCGATGGCGAGCTACGGAATCCGCACCGCGTCGGACATGATGACGGGCCGCTACGACTTGCTCGACGAACTGCACGCCTATCGGATCGCGACGGAGCGCGGCTCACCGGTGCGATTCCGATTGTACGTCCAGTGGAGCACGGTCTTTGGACCACGGGCGTTGGATCCGGAGCACTTGCGTGCTGCGACCGACGCCATGGATCCTGATCGTTGCCGCGTGGCGGGGATCAAGATTTTTGCGGATGGGGCGATCGGCTCGGCGACCGCAGCCATGTCCGAGCCGTACCTGACTGGTGGCACGGGCAAGCTGATCTACAGTCCCGAGAAGCTCACCCACATGGTGCGTACCGCCGCAGACGCGGGGTACTCGGTGGCCGTGCACAGCATTGGAGATCATTCGACCCAGCTAGTCATGGACTCCTTTGCGAAAACGGAGGACCCCGCCCGTCATCGCCTGGAGCACGCGATGCTGCTTTCGGAAGCGCAAATCGATCAGCTCGCGGAGCTGGGTTGTTTCGTGACTATGCAACCCGAGTTCTTGGTGCGCTTTGGACACTCTTATGCGCGCCAGCTAGGGCCGGAGCGCAGCGCGCGGCTCAAGCAGTGGCGGACCCTCATGGACCGCGGGATACCCGTCAGTTTTTCGTCCGACCGCCCGATCGTCAGCGGCGACCCGATGGCGTTGCTGCGCTGTGCAACGCACCGTCCGGCACCCTTCGATCCTGGAGAGAACGTGGGCTTTGATGTTGCGCTTGCCGCCATCACCTCGGAGGCCGCACGGGCGAATGGCGACGCAGGCTGGGGCCAGCTGGTGGTCGGCTCAACCGCGGATCCTATGCGACTTTCGACCCATCCTCGCGAGAATGTGTCCTAG
- a CDS encoding aquaporin: MNVRGAVVEFIGVFALCFLGIGAVAVSVGSGADVVGPALAHGLALTVMITALAAVGPVHFNPAVTLALLATGKVKSSDAVTYIVAQVLGGIAGTAAVAYAHGSAAMTNIKHGIPSLGAGLGTTQGIVIEMILTMFLMLVVYGAAVDGRAPKGLAGLMIGSVVTADILMAGPLTGACMNPARYLGPAVTGGDFSQIAVFLTGPILGALVGAVLYRYVLAGDPEVPA, translated from the coding sequence ATGAACGTACGAGGGGCAGTCGTCGAGTTCATAGGGGTATTCGCGCTTTGTTTCTTGGGGATCGGCGCGGTCGCGGTGTCGGTTGGTAGCGGTGCCGACGTCGTCGGTCCTGCGCTCGCCCACGGCTTGGCCCTCACCGTCATGATCACGGCGCTCGCTGCCGTTGGCCCTGTTCACTTCAACCCGGCGGTCACCCTTGCACTGCTGGCAACCGGAAAGGTGAAGTCCAGCGACGCGGTGACTTACATTGTCGCGCAGGTCTTGGGTGGAATCGCAGGTACGGCGGCGGTGGCTTACGCCCATGGTTCCGCGGCGATGACGAACATCAAACATGGGATTCCCTCTCTTGGGGCAGGACTCGGAACGACTCAGGGGATCGTCATCGAAATGATCCTCACGATGTTCCTGATGCTCGTGGTTTACGGCGCGGCGGTCGATGGTCGCGCTCCGAAAGGACTCGCGGGCCTGATGATCGGCTCGGTCGTGACCGCCGATATTCTGATGGCGGGTCCACTCACCGGTGCATGCATGAACCCGGCTCGGTATCTCGGTCCCGCGGTCACGGGCGGGGATTTTAGTCAGATTGCAGTTTTTCTGACTGGACCCATCCTCGGAGCCCTCGTCGGTGCAGTATTGTATCGCTATGTGCTCGCAGGCGACCCGGAGGTCCCTGCCTAA
- a CDS encoding MBL fold metallo-hydrolase, which translates to MRSSITFHGAARTVTGSKHLLESNGARVLIDCGMFQGPKAIRERNLQPLAFDPREVDCIVLTHAHMDHIGYIPRLVKMGFKGPIYCTKATKGLAQISLPDSGRIQEEDAYHARKRGITERAEPLYTEQDTYEALKLFRTVPYHEFHELPGKMQFRYMFAGHILGSAYADVYLGSGQRLLFSGDLGRWDTPIIKDPEMIDAADVLVIESTYGDRDHSDESPEDHLATIINRAISEGRVVIVPSFAIGRTQELLYYLNKLELEGRIGRMPVFVDSPMATSTSQLYGRSQEEWDDEMRVSLQADDTPIEPDHLTYVRDRNQSKELNSRSGPMLIIAGSGMANGGRVVHHLMQRLGDPRTDVVFTGYQAVETLGRDLLDGAPEVHIFGKPVAVRANVEKLSALSAHAGQSELFRFLRGFKQQPKQAFIVHGEPDVQDIFKAKIEADLGWSGVHIPDQGQQFAIE; encoded by the coding sequence ATGCGATCAAGCATTACGTTCCACGGCGCGGCCCGCACAGTCACGGGCTCAAAGCACCTGCTCGAATCAAACGGTGCACGCGTCCTGATCGACTGCGGCATGTTCCAAGGCCCGAAGGCGATTCGCGAGCGTAACCTTCAGCCGCTCGCCTTTGACCCACGCGAAGTGGACTGCATTGTTCTTACTCACGCCCACATGGACCACATCGGGTACATCCCGCGCTTGGTCAAGATGGGATTCAAGGGACCCATCTACTGCACCAAGGCGACCAAGGGGCTCGCACAGATTTCACTCCCCGACAGCGGCCGAATTCAAGAAGAAGACGCCTACCACGCCCGCAAACGCGGCATCACCGAGCGCGCGGAACCGCTGTACACCGAGCAAGACACCTACGAAGCGCTCAAGCTCTTCCGAACCGTTCCGTACCACGAGTTCCACGAGCTACCGGGGAAAATGCAGTTCCGGTACATGTTCGCTGGGCACATCCTCGGGTCGGCTTACGCCGACGTGTATCTGGGTTCTGGCCAACGCCTCCTCTTCAGCGGAGACCTGGGCCGGTGGGATACACCCATCATTAAAGATCCCGAGATGATCGACGCCGCGGATGTGCTCGTGATCGAAAGCACGTACGGTGACCGCGACCACAGCGATGAGAGCCCTGAAGACCACTTGGCGACCATCATCAACCGCGCGATCTCCGAAGGCCGGGTCGTCATCGTCCCGAGTTTCGCGATTGGTCGGACACAGGAGCTTCTGTACTACCTCAATAAGCTTGAACTCGAGGGGCGCATTGGCCGCATGCCCGTCTTCGTCGACAGCCCGATGGCCACGAGCACGTCTCAGTTGTATGGTCGGAGCCAAGAAGAGTGGGACGACGAAATGCGGGTGTCGCTGCAAGCCGACGACACCCCTATTGAGCCCGATCACCTCACGTATGTACGCGATCGAAATCAGTCCAAGGAGCTGAACTCCCGATCCGGCCCAATGCTGATCATCGCTGGTAGCGGCATGGCCAATGGAGGGCGAGTGGTCCACCACCTCATGCAGCGACTGGGCGATCCGCGTACCGACGTCGTCTTCACCGGTTACCAGGCAGTCGAGACCCTCGGTCGAGACCTGCTGGACGGCGCGCCCGAAGTGCACATCTTTGGCAAGCCGGTCGCAGTGCGGGCAAACGTCGAGAAGCTCTCGGCGCTCTCCGCCCACGCGGGTCAAAGTGAACTCTTCCGGTTCCTTCGTGGGTTCAAGCAACAACCCAAGCAGGCCTTCATCGTCCACGGCGAACCGGATGTACAAGACATCTTCAAGGCCAAAATTGAGGCCGACTTGGGCTGGTCGGGGGTCCACATCCCCGACCAAGGACAGCAATTCGCGATAGAATGA